GATCATCAATATATAAACTGAATAAGACATTTCCTGCCAATACGCCAATCATAAAAAAGCCTTCCAGAAATCCCATGAAACTGGAATGTTCTTTATCTGTTTCCGTTACTAATCCAATAGAAGTAAAAACTGATATTTTGATCAGTGCAAAGGAAACTCCTACTGTGGCAAATAATAATTTAAATACCCAGAAGTCATTGGTAAACGGCATTACAAAACACATACAGCTTACCAGGAGTAAGGCAATCAGCATTGATTTTTTGATTCCTATCTTCGGAAGAAATGAAGCCAGAATGAAAGAACATATGGCGATTGGAAGATCTTTGAAGCCTTCCAAAATGCTGGCCGAAGATTTTGAAATCCCAAAATTCTGCTGTACCTGTAGAATAACTGTTCCTACAGAATTCAGAAGAATTGCGAAGACAAAATAGTTTAAAAATAAAACGGCCTTGATGTTAATATTTTTCATTCAGGTTATTTCTTGTCGGCTAAGATAGAAGCATTTCTGTTAACGATAATTTAACACAGTAAATCAATATTTGAACTATATTAATATAATTACTATTTTTAGCAAATAAATATGATTAATTAAATGAAAGTTACTTTTGAAAGGGTGATCCCTAATGAAAAGAGCTCGTTCCGTACCATTCATAATAATTCCCCTATTTCAGAATTTAAATGGGAGTATCATTATCATCCCGAAATTGAGCTGGTATGTGTCATTTCCGGGAACGGAACCCGCCATGTGGGTTACCATAAAAGTAATTATACAAATGGAGATCTAGTGTTAATCGGATCCAATATTCCCCACTCCGGATTTGGACTGAATTCTATTGATCCGCATGAAGAAATTGTACTTCAGTTTAAGGAAGAAATTCTTCAGTTTCCCCAGCAGGAAGTAGAAGCCCGATCCATCAAAAACCTGTTGGAGCTTTCAAAATATGGAATCCATTTTCATCATAAAGTAAAAAAAATAATGCTTCCCAAGCTGAAAATGATGCTTGAATCTGAAGGTTATAAAAGATATTTACTTTTACTTGAGATTCTTTTTGAACTTTCGAAATGTGAGGATTATGAACTTTTAAATAAGGAAATTATGCCTTATACCATTATTTCAAAAAATAAAACCCGTCTTGAAAATATCTTCACTTATGTAGAACATCATTACGAT
This region of Chryseobacterium culicis genomic DNA includes:
- a CDS encoding AraC family transcriptional regulator, whose protein sequence is MKVTFERVIPNEKSSFRTIHNNSPISEFKWEYHYHPEIELVCVISGNGTRHVGYHKSNYTNGDLVLIGSNIPHSGFGLNSIDPHEEIVLQFKEEILQFPQQEVEARSIKNLLELSKYGIHFHHKVKKIMLPKLKMMLESEGYKRYLLLLEILFELSKCEDYELLNKEIMPYTIISKNKTRLENIFTYVEHHYDKEIDIEQVAKLANLTLPAFCNFFKKATQITFTEFVNRYRINKACLLMAQDRSISECSYQCGFNNVTYFNRMFKKYTGKTPSEFIKNYSHNKVNIDLKVEKEVKSKVSF